The Rhododendron vialii isolate Sample 1 chromosome 1a, ASM3025357v1 region TCGCAGCTACTGTGTATGGCATCTGGAGGGAAAGAAACGTTCGAGTATTCCAAAATCTACATACACAAGTTGATGTCGTCTCCCTCAATATTGTTAACTCCATTAGAGATTTCCTGTGTTCTAGAAGAAGAGTTAAGAAATCATCTTTGAACAGATCATTGAGAGTAAGCTGGAGGCTTCCTGAAAGTGTTTTCTCGATGTAAAGGGTTAATATACCTTAGATAGGCTCTTGTttgctttgtttctttcttggcCCCAGATTGTTTTTTTAGAGGGTTTTGATTTTACTGGGTATGCCCCTTTTAGTTTTGTATTTGGTTTGTgccttttcaataaaatgttattatcaaaaaaaaatatgtgccGCTTCTGCTATCCAACAATTGATATCAGAGCGAGCCAAACGATCTTGGACAAAGAAACTCAAGACGAGAAGGACGGGCCATATGGGCCAAAGAAATTAGAGCCAGAATTGACGATCTGGAGAAAAGAATCGGAGTTGGAGTAGAAAGCGAAGATGATCGTGATGTTGAGAGGCTTCGACGGTGGTAGAGATGTTGTCATGTGTGGCGGTGTTCCTCTGTTTTTCACagaggaggagaagaaagagctgaaaaattaagacgaagaagaagaaaagttgcagaaaagaaaaagaaagaaagaagactATGAAGAGAAGGAGGGTAGACCTATGGTACACAACCCTTACTAATTGTGTACCGTACGCACCATCTATATATTCTCTTGGATTTGAGATAATTAATCTTAAccgttcaattttttaattaaaaaaaaaggacaaccTTTCTAACTGGTCATCACTTACTCTATTgttgagtttctctctcttctatcttTAATGGGCTTTCGAATGCGGTCCAATATCAATTTGGGTGGACTAGAAATTGGGGTTTttaggagtatatttttttactttctaaactattaaatttaaaattatgaaaataataaaataatttaaaactaatttaataaCTCGATAAAGTTAGACTGTTCGTTATGATCAATTTTTTAGTCCAATTTGATCAACATGATattattaaattttaatgtcCTCTGATACGTACTTGTCAATATCCGATAATTTTTGATTTTAGTAACAATGTTGAATATCGTAAGACTTGATAtcctaacggtttagatcgatcatcctaacaaaaaattaaaaaaaaaaaacttaagttaAAATTGGTCATACTTTTAACAGTCATACTCAACCCATTTCACCTGAAAGGTCGAACCCAAATCCTTGTCTTGAGACAgttgaataattaattttttagtgAACTCTTAtttatccaagaaaaaattgagggattttgattttgtggattaaattttttagagagagaatttgatttggagaaatattttgagaggaaattgcaattgtattaaaaaatttgggtatagtacttactttttggtgaatttctttgTGGAATTTTGAGCGagaatttcatttttagtttaaatttttgaggtattgtataggaaaaaattaaaatttcaaaaaaataatatggatggaattgaaaattaagataatatagcaaaaattttaaatttaaaaaaataatgtggcagaaattaaaaataattttagtttaaatttCGTACAACACATTGTGCTAAGGTAACGGCAATGTATGGTATtgttactgaatttgtggttttTTAGACATTTATAATTTTGCTTGGGTATAATTATTATTAATtgtggtacgacatattttgatcttATTACTGAATATTTTAATCGACTTCCTTTAGTAcaacacattgtggtaagaaaatgtcaatttatggtattgttataatttgtgatatttgcatatgttttcttttgatacgacacgttgtggtaagtaaatgacaattttaggtgttgtcaaaacaattgtggttattttataaaatttgtggcattttacaaatatttttggcttgggtataacgattattgattctggtacgacatattttgattttgttacggaatatcatacgagttaaagaatttttggtatgACTCATTGTaataagataatgccaatttatagtGTTGTCATAACATTTGTGAGTAGCctcatttaatttttgatattgtacgtaTATATTTAGttggggtacaagtattatggattctgttacgaataattatggttacataataacaatattttttaattatgggtaatCTGCTAATAACCTGTTCAACAAGTAAATTTTTaagtacaagtcgtaactaacatcataaatatgcattaaaaaatcataaattgtcataatttagacgtATGGTATACTCTGTGTACCATAGTTTTTTCCGAAGAGGAAGAATTGttgcagaaaagaaaaaaagaaaaagtatagTGCTGTATGCAAGTGTGCTGGCTGTCGGCAGAGgaagaaaaaatgaagcaataatATGATGGGTCATTTATTATTGAATGGCTCGTGGGTTGTTTCACCAGTGGGAGGGTTTGGTAAAAACCAAAATTATCCAGTGTGGGTGGTACCATGTGTGGTATGGTGCAACCATATGAGCGAACAGTACCCCACGATGAGTTGATGAGAAAAGGACTCACCAAGGGATTTGAAGACGAAGTTTTGACGAGAATCTGATGGAGTAAACAAGACGATGTGATCACGGCCGACGAGACGGAGACGATGTTTTGGCTACCCATAGCCAAGTGATGGACGAGACGCGACGGAGGAAAATCGGATGTGATTTTGCCAATATTTGACGAGAGGTTTTTTGCACTCCATGCCTAAAATCAAAGATGACGGACGAGACGAGGCGTGATGTgagatttttggccaaaaaatgaCGATGGATAGAGAACGAGCCTTGTAGGCCTAAGAAGACGAGACTTAACGTGAGACGAGACGTAAAGagatgacaaaaaaattggccaGCCACTAGCGGTTCAAGTTATGTTCGGACCTAAGTTCGAAATATGGAATAAGGAGCAACGTACTTCTTGTGTGACGAGATCAACCAACAGAGTGGATGAAGAGGCTCGAGGAGAAGGAGCCAAGATGAACAATAGGCGGTAGTTCTAGTGATGAGAGACAGACAGAAAAGCCCGTTAGGCTTAGAAACGACGAGACGGTAGAAATGAGATGAGACTGATGCATCAAACAAGAGAATCAAGCTTAAGAGGGATGTTGAAAtatgagagcaagaagtgaaggtgtgagttgaaacttgaggtgagcttgctatttataggcaataGTCTTGGCTCCCTCcccctccatatggccggcctccctctcctctcttttccccatggattttgctccatagtcttgtcatttcaagacttTAATCAAAGTCCTAGCATTTCttcacttgtcaatccaataataggccaaatcctaggttataatAAAGGTTTTATGGCTTGTCAAatcctagaatgggttggcttgtaagaaagaataacgTCATTGGCTAGGATTATACTTAAAGTGGTCTAGTCATGGGTTGTCAAGTAGAATCTAGGTTGAGTGTACAATAagtagcttgtgtaagtgtccaaaatttgcgcacacacacacacactctccctctctctccccattcggcctctcctctctctctctctctctctctctctcttggtacatatatatatatatatatatatatatatatgtgtgtgtacatgtatatatatgtgtgtctaggaaagtaagtttaggattattaggtttaaggctaaaatcctagggttgcatgcatgcatggctaggttaactagttttggaagcaaaatgatgagattcttgGCCCATGATTatgtatggtcaaatcaaagccttatTGGCAACTTGATAATCAATGACCAAATGGTCAAAAATTTTCCTAGcgtttatggaccaaagggcaAAGGAATATGGgttataattagggtttgaaatgacttgtcatgggagtaaaatgattactcctatggtctaatggtccgatagggtttggaggagttcataaggttcaaagatgatctaaaaggtccaattagggttagggtaatgtaactaggtgaatcagtggtccggttcctccaactaatcggttggaaactaactctacttgccaagtaggatttctagcccagaaatataatttaaagattttatctaactcgttaggaagatatacaagtgcttttataagcatacttttttttagaaaatgactagattgctcggtgTGAAAGATATagttttataagtctcaaatctaattatgacggattataaaaattaaaaaaaatattttagtagtaaatctaagtaattaaaataaaatttaaatatttaacgaaatttttatttaccaaaaatcagggtcgttacatgtGTAATTTCGTAAATGTATTTATGTTAGAAATCAATAAAAGTTGAGTTTGTTCAGTGCATGAATTTGTGCCACTTCTGCTTTCCAACAATCCAAACATTTGAGATCTGGGGATGCTGGAAAGCAGCTATACCTGTAGAGTGCTGTGTGCACCACCACagtcgtccaaaagtattttcaatAGTTTGGATTAAAAACGAACTCTTTCGGGAAAAAAGTTAACTCTTCACTagaagagtttgttttcaatttgaaccattgattgctgcAATGGATGATTCGAAGGCGCCCTACAAAGCGCTCTACATGAAGCTACTTTGCAGCATCCCTGGATCCGCATCTGAGATCTATCCACCAAAGGCATGGCAAAAGCTTAATACAAGACTACTTAGACAATCGAACTTCGACGaataaaaatccaaattttgatttttggtatttttttttatatagtcTATCTAATAAGTTTTTCCTTTGTATTTAATGTTTCTTGAGCCCAGATCAATCCTCTTATCATTCGAActataaatttcaaaattccatCATGTTATAAGTTTATTTGAATAAGTAAGTAAAACTAGACTACACCATCATTTTAGTGATAACAATGATTGGAGCAATTCATCTTGTAGATCTCCTCAAGAATATTGATCATGGCAAAAAAAACATGTCTAACAGGATATCGATAGATATGTTTTTCATGTCCATTCATcaggaggaaaaaagaaaaatctgacACACTAGATTTTCTACTCGTTATCTCAAGGTAAATAGATCGATTCAAAATCATATGTATTGATATCCAATCAACTTGAATTATATTGTGGTTATGATCAGTATTGTGCTCCCATAATAGGGCCCTTGAGGGCATCCTAAAGCTGTTAGTCCCTTGAGAAGATAACAAAAAAACGCGAAATACTTAACCATGTTAAATTTATTGTTCAAACATGCACTCCTGGAAATCAACTACAGTATAATGCCTCATATAGACTACTGGTCCAATAATTTGTTGGAGCCTATAATCATGGCTCAAAATGGATTATTTAAAATTAGTGGTACTACCTTGCATAGTTTGCCATAaccaaaatattacttttgtaGACATTAAACGTGCAACGAAATATTATGAGACACCATACTGTTTCATGAAGATGACTCCTAATTCAGTTGGTAAAATAAGTACTAATAACTGCCCTTTTTTAAAGgaattgaatttgatttttacACTTCCTATGAATTCAtgcatattatttttttagttttttagtaaatgaatttacaaaataGTCCCGGCATGCATACactttttataaattttagGAATTATTTCGTAAATTTACCTGctaaaagatgaagaaaaaagagtGTTTGCATCAATTTGAAGAATGTAGATATCAATTTCCTTTCCTAAAATAATATAGAATATTTCAcgcatcttttttctttttttttttgaacggcgaaatcTTTCACGCGTCTTTTTCCTAGTGACTACAAAGACGCAAGGTTCCAGGTCCACCACTGGATTGTGTATGCACATCACATCGCTTTGATACTAATTATGGCAATGCCAAGGACAAAGAAAGGAgtaaattattcaatagttctGGACTATATATCATGTAGCATGTTCATGTGATACTCTCAACCAATCACGTATAGGGAAATTTCATGGGTGGCACATAATCAACCTCTTTTGTTGAGCGGTTTGGAGACAAGGGTTGACTCACTTAGCATGGGTAGTGAtaatttaggaaaaatttcttttatatcccttcgactttgaccaaaaattcattttggtcattcacctttcaatttcggcataaaaatacttcgacttttcaatatttttcaatgatgaTTCTATCAACGGAATAAGAAAAAATGATGATTCTATCCCTTAAAGATCGCCCACACTGACCCCTTCATCTATACAAAAATGTCTATGATAACCCCTTCATCTTGACACTCTTTATAAAAGAACGGTGCTGATTGTTTAACGGTTATAATTGAGGGGGTCTGTATGGTTGATTTTTAACTATTATGGTGTCTCCGTAGGAAAAAAAGTGGTAGTTGAGGGGGGTCTCCATGAACTTTAATCTATAAGTATCTCGTTGATGCCACCCGTGAAAATAAGTGCTtttaaaatatactccctccgtcctaaattCTTAGTCCTCTCAAGAAATtggttatatcttttaatttataaagttttttttatatcacatatgaatcttgtttgataaatctcacttaattttattaaacaaagctttcgaaatcacaaaaaaaaaaaaaaacattactgATTGTGACATAAATAACTGAGTCACACAAAAAGTGAAATATGACCAAGAATTCAGGATAGAGGAAGTAagtatttttagaaatatcctGGGTCCGCCGTTGTTTACGCATGTATGTGAAATACGTTGTATATGAGTCATGAGACTTGTGTGTCAAACAACCCCGTGAAATCACACGTTAAATCTAAAATAACTAGAAAAATGATATTcgcattccaaaaattgatgcaggcactctaaaatcaatgtaattccaaagccattttcttttgtttttaaagtgcctgcatcaatttttggagtgtcaatatcatttcccaataACTAATGCCATTACGAAGGTGAACAATCTGCACTTGGGTTTATGTATATAAAGAGAGCTAGGCTTTGAGAAAATGTAACTCCATCGCCACCATCTCCACTTCTTTGTTGTGATCAGTTAATAAGTGGAGAGTAGGGTAAAAATGGCTTTGGTGAACCACAGAGAGAATGTGAAGGGACGAGCTCAGATTCTGGCGATTGGCACAGCAAATCCGAAGAATTGCTTCCGTCAAGCTGACTATCCGGATTATTACTTCCGCATTACCAAAAGCGACCACTTGATCGACTTAAAAGCTAAGTTCAAGCGCATGTGTAAGTATATACTTTCGCTGTCCCGATTTAACAGTCcctcgttattttttttgtgttgttgattatttgaaatttctcgTTAAACTTTCCAGAAAGGCATGCGTCAATTGCATGTCCTGAATTCGGAGTGGAAAACTGAAAAATTGGATCGAGTGCTTGAATTTGTCTGATTGAACTGTTTTGTTTCCCGAACCTCTCATAAAACTATTTTGAAATTACTCAACACCTTGAAATTATTTGCGTGGGAttccggagtgggccccacacactgCACTATCTGTGCACGACACAAATTTAAAAGTCGCTTTAAGCCTTCAAATTCTCAGGGCCGGACCTGCTACGAGCTCATCAATCTCCTTGGCCTCAAGCCTTCCGTGAAGAGGTTCATGTTGTACCACTTGGGTTGCTACGGCGGCGGCACCGTCCTCCGCCTCGCCAAGGATCTGGCCGAGAACAACCCCGGGTCACGCGTCCTCGTCGTCTGCTGCGAAATCATGTCCAGCGCTTTCCACGGGCCGCCTTCTTTGCAGCACGCCCATTTGGATATTCTCACGGGGCACGCGATATTTGGTGACCGCGCTGGAGCTGTCATCGTCGGCTGCGTGGATCCTTCTGGTGGTACTAATGGGATCGTTGAATGCGGCGTCAGACGTTACGAGCAACCTCTGTTCGAGATCCATTCTGCTTATCAAACAGTACTACCTGATTCCGAGGACGCAGTCGGAGGACTT contains the following coding sequences:
- the LOC131328733 gene encoding 2-pyrone synthase-like — encoded protein: MALVNHRENVKGRAQILAIGTANPKNCFRQADYPDYYFRITKSDHLIDLKAKFKRMCMRQLHVLNSEWKTEKLDRVLEFGRTCYELINLLGLKPSVKRFMLYHLGCYGGGTVLRLAKDLAENNPGSRVLVVCCEIMSSAFHGPPSLQHAHLDILTGHAIFGDRAGAVIVGCVDPSGGTNGIVECGVRRYEQPLFEIHSAYQTVLPDSEDAVGGLLREAGLIYYLSKRPRMGSGGLMAAAVTTRIFENVIIIFHPAGRPILDKIDAKLGLNKEKLRASRHVLRDYGNMWSLSVLFVLDEMRKGSIAQRKTTTGEGFEWGILLGFGPGVTVETVVLRSVPMTKLK